One genomic window of Gossypium hirsutum isolate 1008001.06 chromosome D11, Gossypium_hirsutum_v2.1, whole genome shotgun sequence includes the following:
- the LOC107912015 gene encoding mitogen-activated protein kinase 7-like, with protein MAMLVEPPNGEKPRGKHYYSMWQTLFEIDTKYVPIKPIGRGAYGVVCSSINKETNEKVAIKKINNVFDNRVDALRTLRELKLLRHIRHDNVIALKDVMMPTHRTSFKDVYLVYELMDTDLHQIIKSSQPLSKDHCKYFIFQLLRGLKYLHSANILHRDLKPGNLLVNANCDLKICDFGLARTSRGNEQFMTEYVVTRWYRAPELLLCCDNYGTSIDVWSVGCIFAEILGRKPIFPGTECLSQLKLIIDVLGSQQEADLQFIDNPKARRYIKSLPYSRGTHLSHLYPQADPLAIDLLQRMLVFDPSKRITVTEALLHPYMSGLYDLRCNPPAQVPIDLDIDENMREEMIREMMWAEMLHYHPEAASANA; from the exons ATGGCGATGCTTGTAGAGCCACCAAATGGGGAGAAGCCAAGAGGGAAGCACTACTATTCAATGTGGCAGACCCTTTTCGAGATTGACACAAAGTACGTTCCAATCAAGCCAATAGGGAGAGGAGCATACGGGGTCGTTTGCTCATCCATCAACAAGGAAACCAACGAAAAAGTGGCTATAAAGAAGATCAACAATGTATTCGACAATCGTGTTGATGCGTTGAGAACTTTGAGGGAGTTGAAACTTCTCAGACACATTCGACATGACAATGTGATCGCTTTGAAGGATGTCATGATGCCAACTCACAGAACCAGTTTTAAGGATGTTTATTTGGTTTATGAGCTTATGGACACGGATTTGCATCAGATTATCAAATCTTCTCAGCCACTTTCTAAGGATCAttgcaaatattttatttttcag TTACTACGAGGGCTGAAGTACCTTCACTCGGCAAATATCCTTCACCGAGACTTGAAGCCTGGGAACCTCCTTGTCAATGCTAACTGTGACCTAAAGATATGTGATTTTGGGCTTGCCCGAACCAGCAGAGGTAATGAACAATTCATGACAGAGTATGTTGTCACCCGTTGGTACCGTGCACCTGAGCTCCTACTATGCTGTGACAATTATGGGACATCCATTGATGTTTGGTCAGTAGGATGCATCTTTGCAGAGATTCTTGGTCGGAAACCAATCTTTCCTGGAACAGAGTGCCTCAGCCAGCTTAAGCTAATAATCGATGTCCTTGGAAGCCAGCAAGAGGCTGATCTTCAGTTTATTGATAATCCCAAAGCCCGAAGGTATATCAAGTCACTTCCTTATTCTAGGGGCACCCATCTTTCCCATTTATATCCTCAAGCCGATCCATTAGCCATAGATTTGTTGCAAAGGATGCTTGTTTTTGACCCATCTAAGAGAATTACCGTCACAGAAGCTCTCCTACACCCATACATGTCAGGGCTATATGATCTGAGGTGCAATCCACCTGCCCAAGTCCCGATTGATCTCGACATAGACGAGAACATGAGAGAAGAGATGATTAGGGAGATGATGTGGGCTGAGATGCTTCATTACCACCCAGAGGCTGCATCTGCAAATGCTTAG